From the Paenibacillus sp. FSL H8-0548 genome, one window contains:
- a CDS encoding RICIN domain-containing protein, producing the protein MKKAIAYSIILSLWVSMIGFVMDDNSAAAAATTFAHPGLLHTQTDFDRMKLMVDTGTQPYLNGWTQLVNSPLSQSGWNPRATATISRGGTGDNVALLFNDIARAYQNALLWKIGGNTANGDTARDILNAWSSTLTTITGNADRYLASGLYGYQMANAAEIMRGYPGFNVTQMQTMLLNVFYKPLNERFLIGNEYGGDHNDAYIQNYWANWDLSNMAATVAIGIFCDRRDIYNIGIEYFKNGSGNGSIYNAIPFLHPNGLAQWQESGRDQAHTQLGIGLMASINEMAWNQGDDLYGWANNRFMRAAEYVAKYNNGDNNVPFATYEWGSGTNGAVQTQTVVSDASRNELRPVWEMIYNHYANRKGLSVPNIAARASLMRPEGGPNTQYPSTFDQLGFGTLLYTRPAGSGGTATLPGGNIPDGTYRFIVRLDGKAMDAVGTSNGAKVQKSSYLGGANQQWNVTHLGGGQYSIKNVQNGLALDVASGSLDHGAKFQLWSYNGGDNQKFAFIPTGGGYHRITPVHSNKPADVVDVSTADGALIQQWRYLLASNQQWRLEPLAVSARLQSYNYPDRYIRHSNYRLQIDANITLAQDSQFKIVSGLTDLNGVSFESINFPGRFLRVRSNGEVWLDQNDSTTAFKNDATFRRTAGLADPQKSSYQMWTDSTKYLRHYNYLMYAQSGSGSAFNADATFTEAAP; encoded by the coding sequence ATGAAGAAAGCTATTGCATATTCAATTATTTTAAGCCTTTGGGTGAGTATGATTGGGTTTGTTATGGATGATAATTCAGCAGCAGCAGCAGCAACCACCTTTGCGCATCCTGGCCTCTTGCATACACAGACAGATTTCGACCGCATGAAACTAATGGTAGACACGGGAACGCAACCGTATTTGAACGGTTGGACTCAATTGGTTAACAGTCCGCTTTCACAATCCGGTTGGAACCCGCGTGCAACTGCTACGATCTCTCGTGGCGGCACTGGAGACAATGTGGCTTTGTTGTTCAACGATATTGCCCGTGCTTACCAGAATGCCTTGCTATGGAAGATCGGCGGCAACACAGCTAATGGTGATACCGCCCGCGACATTCTGAACGCATGGTCGTCTACACTTACGACCATTACCGGTAATGCCGACCGCTATTTGGCTTCAGGACTTTATGGGTATCAAATGGCTAACGCGGCCGAGATTATGCGCGGCTATCCCGGGTTTAATGTGACCCAGATGCAAACCATGTTGTTGAATGTATTCTACAAGCCTCTTAACGAGCGCTTCCTTATCGGTAATGAATATGGCGGGGACCACAATGACGCATACATCCAAAATTACTGGGCGAACTGGGATCTGAGCAATATGGCTGCGACAGTTGCGATTGGGATTTTTTGCGACCGCCGAGATATCTACAATATCGGTATTGAATATTTTAAAAATGGCTCCGGAAATGGCTCCATCTATAATGCGATTCCATTTCTGCACCCAAATGGGCTTGCTCAGTGGCAGGAGTCTGGACGTGATCAGGCGCACACACAACTAGGCATTGGATTGATGGCCTCGATAAATGAAATGGCTTGGAATCAAGGCGATGACTTGTATGGATGGGCAAACAATCGCTTCATGCGCGCTGCTGAATACGTTGCCAAATATAACAATGGAGATAACAACGTACCGTTTGCTACGTACGAGTGGGGATCTGGCACTAACGGCGCGGTTCAAACACAAACCGTAGTTTCCGACGCCAGCCGTAATGAATTACGTCCAGTCTGGGAAATGATTTATAACCACTATGCAAACCGGAAGGGCCTGTCTGTACCAAACATTGCAGCACGCGCCAGCCTGATGAGACCTGAAGGCGGTCCCAACACTCAATATCCTTCGACCTTCGACCAGCTCGGATTCGGAACACTTCTTTATACTCGTCCCGCTGGCAGCGGAGGAACTGCAACTCTTCCTGGCGGAAATATTCCAGACGGCACTTATCGTTTCATTGTGCGCTTAGATGGCAAGGCAATGGATGCAGTCGGTACATCAAATGGTGCAAAAGTACAAAAATCATCATATCTTGGAGGGGCTAATCAGCAGTGGAATGTAACCCATCTTGGCGGGGGGCAATACAGCATCAAAAATGTGCAGAATGGACTAGCTCTGGATGTAGCAAGTGGGTCTCTGGATCATGGAGCAAAATTTCAATTGTGGAGCTATAATGGCGGGGACAATCAAAAATTCGCATTTATCCCTACAGGTGGCGGTTATCACCGTATCACCCCTGTACATTCGAACAAACCAGCTGACGTCGTAGATGTCTCCACCGCAGATGGAGCACTCATACAGCAATGGCGATACCTTCTTGCCAGCAACCAGCAGTGGAGACTAGAGCCATTGGCAGTCAGCGCTCGCTTGCAATCGTACAACTATCCGGACCGTTATATTCGACATAGCAACTATCGCCTACAGATAGATGCCAATATTACGCTAGCTCAAGACTCACAGTTCAAGATCGTTTCCGGATTGACCGATTTGAACGGAGTCTCGTTCGAGTCCATCAATTTCCCTGGCCGCTTCCTGCGTGTCCGCTCCAATGGAGAGGTATGGCTGGATCAGAACGATAGCACGACAGCTTTCAAAAATGATGCAACCTTCCGTCGTACCGCAGGATTGGCAGATCCTCAAAAATCTTCCTACCAAATGTGGACGGATTCGACCAAATATCTCCGCCACTACAATTATCTGATGTATGCTCAGTCCGGCTCAGGCTCCGCGTTTAATGCCGATGCGACATTCACTGAAGCAGCTCCGTAA
- a CDS encoding LamG-like jellyroll fold domain-containing protein, with translation MKRSLICLLVLTLALGSMVNIFGESTIANAATLVNPILTSAASKLSIPNSENIRGNITLPAQIDVDGNKVNMTWESSNKEIITDKATGSKGEIPSGVVKRQSEDQQISLTATLEYNGETVQKVLGLTVKKAAQLDELKGYIYTYFRSNLYGTGESQQIHLASSKDALFWDDLNKNEPILTSTLGTKGARDSFLIRSPENDRFYLIATDLDANGGQWGDYSSKGSKSMMIWESDDLVNWSDERMIEIAPAEAGNMWAPEAIYDSSTGEYIIYFASNVAGVGHQIFYVKTRDFYNFTSAAVYKAKTSDSTYIDTAMTEYNGKYYRFTKKEKDNTVFLEKSDSALGNFQLVKETVGGQGGVEGPAIFKLNGQEKWQLLLDGYTGSNSGVGFFPLIANSEADLAAGNFTRLAGTEYRMPTGAKHGGILPVTQKEYDAVMAKWGKDVVQPVTPDTSDVIVPDLQYKFDEILQGTTVVNTGASGAANNGALYNGAAYKTDADKGNVLSLGGGNANTNSPYLAFPEGYFDGKDNVSIIMDVHSQMDSQFFFTLAIGQDNFKYLFLRTRASELYSALTFQSNGKEQKITAPLSTSMKNVWTNVAIVLQRNEDGKHSTMKLYKDGVLINQVTDLVANLSTLGSNLKAYLGKSFYADPYFKGSYDNVRVYNRALTDTQISQVYNQPVTVPGDAEKVDRAIAELKIQNANDVRGNLTLPTSSPEGASIAWSTNRPDVVSVNPVVNQNYDDMPGGIVTRQAADTQVTLKATVTYGTASQTKDIPIIVKAKPEELVYKAYLFDHFVGEGNNGEQVYFASSLDGLHWKDLNDGSPVLTSNIGEQGVRDMYLLRTPEGDRFYLLATDLSIYHRGGWSGTQTNGSKSLIIWESTDLVNWTEPRSVEVAPSNAGMAWAPEAIYDEMTGEYIVFWASNVEPAGKASEPKIFYAKTRDFYTFTPAVEWIDRDNQSIIDTTVIKANNKYYRASADGQITFEESDQLLGTWKKTRTLQEVGLTGSNVEGPEIFKFNDREEWAILVDQYATGKGYLPIVTSDLSTGAFRKLDASEYSLDSAKKRHGSILSITQKEYDAIMAKYYKVVQAPDEEEQKNPVLEYNFDETSTNGKIQDASGNQRDGTLFGNATYVTDADKNSKVLYLDGTTNTYAAFPTGFFDGRSTVSISMDMKAETVSGNFFTFTLGQNDSRYMFLRTRDTEIRNAITKGSYSTEQEAKATTQSIKSKWMNIKLILTPTSMKIYKDGVLIAENNNVGIAISELGSNLLAYLGKSFYAGDAYFKGYFDNVKVYNRALSASEIAGEDEPEAHSNTAILKGASNVNSGQTYEVTYGLTNLLTTMYANDLTIHFNPAELQFNTVEALREGISVVASTKSVSEGKVRILLSSQGESNAVKGTADLLKLKFTAVISDKSITSKVYLSDVIVADSQGIETTLSSGNTLQVQINHTVVDKAALAQMVSDAQSLYNTSTEGYQVGQYPIGTRTTLNGAIAAAQAVVEKDDATQQDITVAIDQLSAAIQAFRNKINTSIIGDLNGDSRYSIGDLGMAGLGYGLTSASANWDAYKKIDMNNDGKIDIIDLATIARLILG, from the coding sequence ATGAAGCGAAGTTTAATATGTCTCTTAGTCCTTACATTAGCACTCGGAAGTATGGTCAATATTTTTGGTGAAAGTACAATCGCGAATGCAGCCACTTTAGTAAATCCAATACTTACTTCAGCTGCTTCGAAGTTATCTATCCCTAACTCCGAGAATATCCGAGGCAATATTACATTACCCGCCCAGATCGATGTAGATGGCAACAAGGTGAATATGACATGGGAGTCTTCAAACAAGGAGATTATTACAGACAAAGCAACAGGCAGTAAAGGAGAAATTCCCTCTGGAGTCGTCAAACGGCAATCTGAAGACCAGCAGATTAGCTTAACCGCAACACTCGAATATAACGGTGAGACGGTACAGAAGGTTTTAGGTTTAACTGTAAAGAAAGCGGCACAGCTTGATGAGTTAAAAGGCTATATTTATACTTATTTCCGTTCAAACCTGTATGGAACAGGCGAGAGCCAGCAGATCCACCTTGCGTCAAGCAAAGACGCTTTGTTCTGGGATGATCTGAATAAGAACGAACCGATACTTACATCTACATTAGGGACGAAAGGCGCTCGAGATTCTTTTCTCATCCGTTCCCCAGAGAATGATAGATTTTATCTTATTGCAACGGATTTAGATGCTAACGGGGGACAATGGGGCGATTACAGCAGCAAGGGAAGCAAATCGATGATGATCTGGGAATCAGATGACTTAGTTAATTGGTCGGATGAGCGGATGATCGAGATCGCCCCGGCAGAGGCCGGGAATATGTGGGCGCCAGAGGCGATTTATGATTCTTCAACCGGAGAGTATATCATATACTTTGCATCCAATGTAGCAGGAGTGGGACATCAAATTTTTTATGTGAAAACACGTGATTTTTACAATTTTACGAGCGCTGCCGTTTATAAAGCCAAAACAAGCGATTCTACTTATATTGATACGGCGATGACCGAGTACAACGGAAAATATTATCGATTCACGAAAAAAGAAAAAGATAATACTGTATTTTTGGAAAAAAGTGATTCTGCGCTTGGTAATTTCCAATTAGTGAAAGAGACTGTCGGAGGGCAAGGCGGTGTTGAAGGGCCAGCAATCTTCAAGCTCAACGGGCAAGAAAAATGGCAATTGTTATTAGACGGATATACGGGCAGCAATTCAGGTGTTGGCTTCTTCCCGTTAATTGCGAATAGCGAAGCTGATTTAGCTGCGGGTAACTTTACAAGACTAGCAGGTACGGAATATAGAATGCCAACTGGTGCGAAGCACGGTGGTATTCTGCCTGTTACTCAGAAAGAATACGACGCTGTTATGGCGAAATGGGGAAAAGATGTCGTTCAGCCAGTAACGCCAGATACAAGCGATGTCATCGTACCCGACCTGCAATATAAGTTTGACGAAATCCTCCAAGGAACAACTGTAGTCAATACAGGGGCTTCAGGTGCAGCTAATAACGGAGCTCTTTATAATGGTGCAGCTTATAAGACGGATGCTGATAAAGGGAATGTGCTCAGCCTTGGCGGTGGAAATGCGAATACGAACAGCCCGTATCTCGCTTTCCCAGAAGGCTATTTCGATGGTAAAGACAATGTATCGATTATTATGGATGTCCATTCTCAAATGGACAGTCAATTTTTCTTCACATTAGCAATCGGGCAAGACAACTTCAAATACTTATTCCTCCGCACAAGGGCTAGTGAACTATATTCGGCGTTAACCTTCCAATCGAATGGGAAAGAACAAAAAATTACGGCGCCTCTAAGCACTTCCATGAAAAATGTTTGGACGAATGTCGCGATTGTATTACAGCGCAATGAAGATGGCAAGCACAGTACGATGAAGCTCTATAAAGATGGTGTGCTTATTAATCAAGTGACCGATCTAGTTGCCAACCTGTCTACACTCGGAAGTAATCTTAAAGCTTATTTAGGCAAATCGTTCTACGCAGACCCTTACTTTAAGGGCTCTTATGACAATGTTCGTGTCTATAACAGGGCGCTGACAGATACGCAGATTAGTCAGGTATATAATCAGCCAGTAACGGTTCCTGGTGATGCAGAAAAGGTGGACCGTGCAATAGCTGAATTGAAAATTCAGAATGCGAATGACGTTCGTGGCAATCTAACCTTGCCAACCAGCAGCCCAGAAGGTGCGAGCATTGCTTGGAGTACGAACAGACCAGATGTGGTTAGTGTCAATCCAGTCGTTAATCAGAATTACGACGATATGCCTGGAGGGATTGTAACGAGGCAGGCTGCGGATACACAGGTGACCTTAAAGGCAACCGTTACTTATGGGACAGCAAGTCAGACAAAGGATATTCCGATTATAGTTAAAGCCAAACCAGAGGAATTGGTTTACAAAGCGTATTTATTCGACCACTTTGTTGGTGAAGGCAACAATGGAGAGCAGGTTTATTTTGCAAGCAGCCTAGATGGTTTGCACTGGAAAGATTTGAATGATGGCTCACCTGTACTGACGTCTAATATAGGAGAACAAGGTGTTCGTGATATGTACCTGCTGCGTACCCCGGAGGGTGATAGGTTCTACCTCTTGGCAACCGATTTGAGTATTTATCATAGAGGCGGATGGAGCGGGACACAAACAAACGGAAGCAAGTCGCTCATCATTTGGGAATCAACGGATTTGGTCAACTGGACTGAACCAAGAAGCGTGGAGGTAGCACCATCTAATGCAGGGATGGCGTGGGCGCCAGAGGCAATCTACGACGAGATGACCGGCGAATATATCGTATTCTGGGCTTCTAATGTAGAACCGGCAGGAAAAGCCTCGGAGCCTAAAATCTTTTATGCTAAAACAAGAGATTTTTATACGTTTACGCCAGCTGTAGAATGGATCGATCGGGACAATCAAAGCATCATTGATACGACGGTGATTAAAGCAAACAACAAGTATTATCGGGCTTCGGCTGATGGTCAGATTACGTTCGAGGAGAGCGATCAGCTTCTGGGTACATGGAAGAAGACTCGAACTCTCCAAGAAGTGGGGTTAACCGGCAGTAATGTTGAGGGGCCGGAAATCTTTAAATTCAATGATAGAGAGGAATGGGCAATCCTTGTCGATCAGTATGCGACTGGTAAAGGTTATCTGCCGATCGTAACTTCCGATCTATCAACGGGAGCATTTAGAAAATTGGATGCTTCAGAATATTCGTTAGACTCGGCGAAGAAGCGTCATGGTTCAATTCTCAGCATCACACAAAAAGAATACGACGCAATTATGGCTAAATATTATAAGGTTGTGCAAGCACCAGATGAAGAGGAACAAAAAAATCCGGTTCTGGAATACAACTTCGATGAAACTAGCACGAATGGTAAGATCCAAGATGCATCGGGCAACCAACGCGATGGCACATTGTTCGGAAATGCGACGTATGTGACGGATGCTGACAAGAACTCCAAAGTACTCTACTTAGACGGTACGACTAATACGTATGCTGCGTTCCCAACAGGCTTCTTTGATGGCAGAAGCACGGTATCGATCTCTATGGATATGAAAGCGGAAACGGTTTCTGGTAATTTCTTCACCTTTACGCTAGGACAAAATGACTCCAGATACATGTTCCTTCGCACGAGAGACACCGAAATTCGCAATGCGATTACGAAAGGCAGTTATTCTACTGAGCAAGAAGCGAAAGCGACAACGCAATCTATTAAGAGCAAGTGGATGAATATCAAGCTGATCCTTACACCTACAAGTATGAAAATTTATAAGGACGGCGTATTGATCGCAGAGAATAACAATGTAGGCATAGCGATTTCAGAGCTAGGCAGCAATTTATTAGCTTACTTAGGCAAATCGTTTTATGCAGGAGACGCTTATTTCAAAGGTTATTTCGATAATGTTAAGGTGTATAACCGCGCACTCTCCGCGTCTGAAATTGCAGGAGAGGATGAGCCGGAGGCTCATTCAAATACAGCAATCCTCAAAGGAGCTTCAAATGTGAATAGTGGTCAAACCTATGAAGTGACGTATGGATTGACTAATTTGTTGACAACGATGTACGCCAATGACTTGACCATTCACTTTAATCCAGCAGAACTGCAGTTCAATACTGTGGAGGCTTTGCGCGAGGGCATATCGGTAGTGGCATCTACTAAATCCGTTTCTGAGGGAAAAGTACGTATTCTGCTATCCAGCCAAGGGGAATCGAATGCGGTCAAGGGAACGGCGGATTTGTTGAAGCTGAAGTTCACAGCTGTAATAAGCGACAAGTCTATAACGAGCAAAGTATATCTGAGCGATGTAATTGTCGCAGATAGTCAAGGTATCGAAACTACGTTGAGCAGCGGAAATACTTTACAAGTGCAAATCAATCATACGGTTGTTGATAAAGCAGCACTTGCCCAGATGGTTTCTGACGCGCAGTCCCTATACAACACGTCTACGGAAGGCTATCAAGTTGGTCAATATCCAATAGGCACCAGAACAACTCTTAACGGAGCTATTGCTGCTGCTCAAGCGGTTGTCGAAAAAGACGATGCAACGCAGCAGGATATAACGGTTGCTATCGATCAATTAAGCGCTGCGATACAAGCATTCCGTAATAAGATTAACACTTCGATTATTGGAGACCTCAACGGTGATTCCCGCTACAGTATCGGAGATTTGGGTATGGCTGGACTTGGGTATGGCTTAACATCCGCATCTGCGAATTGGGATGCTTACAAGAAAATCGATATGAACAATGACGGCAAGATCGATATTATCGATCTGGCAACGATCGCGAGATTGATTTTAGGATAA